TCTTCAGGCTAATGAATCCAATTCCAATATATTGGCTTTAGCGGCTGAAGCCCGTATGTTGCATCGCAATAATCTCTGATATACCCAAATCTTTAGCAATATTAGTTAACCTTAGATTAATGAAATTGCATTTCTATTAATTGATTGGGGGCTTCTCAGCCATACATTAGTACCCGATATCCCTCTTTGGGAGAAATTCTTTGAGAAAAAATATATGCTCGAAAAGTTAGCAAAAGCGCGTTACTTTTCCCGCGTTACAGGCGCGGTCACTCGACTCATTTCTGAGCGTGGTGAGTCGAATGCCGTCAGTATGGCTGATGATGTGATTAATAACTATCGCAAACTTTCTGAAGATCAACATATTAAGTTTTTTACCTTCTTATTCGAAAAGTTAAGTCCTGATGCAACTGCAGTAATGGCTGCTGCTCAAAATTTTTCAGCAGAAGCGAGCGCCCGTAACTACATTAAATTACAGCGCGTTACAGAACCTCCCAGGCAAGAATTATTTCGTCGCCTCAACCGTGCCACCAATGGAACTGTTGCCTTAGTAGGTATGCGACGGGATCTACTTCAGTTGCTTGATAAGCAACCCGAGTTAACTGCAGTGGATTTTGACTTACGACATCTTTTGTCTTCTTGGTTTAATCCCGGATTCCTAAAGATGCATCGTGTTGATTGGAAGTTTCCAGCTGAAGTTCTAGAGAAGTTAATTCAGCATGAGGCAGTGCATGCGATCGATGGATGGGATGACTTGCGCCGTCGTCTGCAACCAGATCGTAGATGCTTTGCATTCTTTCGTCCACAACTTCCTAATGAGCCCCTCATTTTCGTTGAGGTTGCACTTTTGCCTGAGATTCCATCGGTTATTACGCCTTTAGTAGACAAAAAGGCTGAGACAGTTCATCAAACTTCTCAGTACAAAGTGGCGACTTTCTATTCCATTAGTAACTGTGAGCCTGGTTTGCGTGGTGTCTCGATGGGTAACCTCTTAATTAAACGAGTTGCCGAGCAGTTGCATGCTGAGTTCCCAGGTCTGAAGACTTTTGTCACCTTATCGCCTATCCCTGGATTCATAGATTGGGTTGCTGCTGGCGCGGATATTGACGGGGAAAAATCGGGCGTGCAATTAAAACCTGCTATTCGGGCGGCACGCGAGCAGGCGCTAGAAACGCTGGGCTTAGCAAATCGTTCATGGACTGAGCGCTTGAGTGCTGGATGGCATCCTGATAATGCCACTGAAAAAGAAAAAGCTGCTTTGTTAAGTCTCGCAAGTATCTACTTGGGCTTAGGGTCAGCTGGTCGCAACGGTAATCCAGTTGCCAAATTTCATCTCGGTAACGGTGTCAAATTTCATCTCGGTAACGGTGCCAAATTACATCAAATTAATTGGGCAGGAGGCCTTTCTCGTAAGGGCTTAAGGCAATCTGCTGCATTGATGGTGAACTACTTATATGATCTTTCTGCAGTTGAGGAAAACCATGAGCGATTCACTCAAGGTCAGATTGATTATTCAAGAGCGGTAGGGAAGTTGAGGGCTCCCTAGAAAAGAATTGAGGAGGAGACGCTCTAAGACAGAATCCAAAGAGATTCACCTTGGGGTTGCATGAATGAACTGGGCAATAAGATCCAGAGAGTAGTATGGTGACAATTAAGCAGTTTTAATAACGGATATAGCCATCAATAATGGCAAGTGAAGGAGACAACAATGTTTAAACCATCAAGCTTTTCGGCAACGATCAAAAAAGCGCTTTTTCTAATTTGCGCGACACCGTTGCTAGTTTGCGCTCAAGAATGGCCTAATAAGCTGATTACAGTGGTTGTGCCATTTCTGGCAGGGGGGTGGAACAGATGCCTTCGCTAGACCGTTGGCTGTTTAACGCACTAAGCAGTTGGGAAAACAAATTGTGATTGATAACCATGGTGGGGCTGGCGGTACATTAGGCGCTTCCATTGCTGCTAAAGCTGCACTAGATGGATACACTTTCTTTATGGGTGCGGCTCACCATGCAATTGTTCCTGCAATGTACCCAAACTTGGATTACGATATTGAGAAGAGTTTCATTCCAGTAGCTATGGTCGCCAATCCGCCCCAGGTAATCGCGGTTAACCCAAAAAATGTTCAGGTTAAAAACCTCAAAGAATTTATTGAGCTCCTCAAAAAGAATCCTGGCAAGTTCAACTACGCTAGTGCAGGAAATGGATCTTCACATCATTTGGCTGCTGAGCAATTTAAGATGTTGACGAAAACCTTTATTACCCATATTCCTTATCGCGGCGTAGGCCCAGCTATGCAAGATTTAATTGCAGGCCAAGTGGATATTGAATTTGATGGCTTGGGTTCATCCGCAGCGCAAATTAAAAATGGCTCTATCGTTGCTATCGCTGTAGCATCTCAAAAGCGCGCTCCTGGATTTCCGGATGTACCAACTGCTGCAGAGTCTGGTCTAGTGGGTTATGAAGTATCTACATAGTATGGATTGTTTGCGCCAAAGGGCGCTCCTCAACCTATCGTAGATCGTATGATTGTTGAAGTTCAAAAAGCAATTAATACGCCTGAGCTAAAAACCATTTGGAATAACAATGGTTCTGAAACACCTAATTTATCTGGACCAGCATTCGGTAAGTTTGTGAGTGCCGATATCAAACGTTGGGCTGCAGTTGCTAAGGCTTCTGGCGCTAAATTAGATTAATAATTTTTAATAAACATTACCCCTAGGATTTGAGGTTCGAATGAATTTATATTCTCTATTGGAAAAAGGTTTTCCAAAGGATAAAAAAGCTTGTGCAATCGAGACGCATGATGGTCTTTATTATTCTTGGGGTGATCTAGAAGGTGCAACTGCAAAGCTTGCAAATTTACTTGCTAGTTTGAAGTTGCCAAAAGGTTCAAGAGTTGCTGTTCAGGTCGAAAAGTCGCCAGAAGCGCTTTTTTGTATCTAGCAACTATTCACGCAGGTTATGTGTACTTACCTCTCAATACCGCCTATCAGGCCGCCGAAATTCAATACTTTCTCGAAAATACAGAGCCTGCGGTGGTAGTTTGTAGCAGCAAAAACCTTCCTTGGGTATCCAAGGTTGCTTCTAAGGCTGGCACTAAACATGTCTTCACTTTAGATGAGAATCGTACTGGCACTTTACTAGAGCGTGCTGGGGGTTTGAGTACTAAATTTAAAACCGTTGCGGCTAAAGACGATGATCCTGCGGCAATTTTGTACACTTCTGGTACTACTGGTCGCAGCAAAGGTGCGATGCTGACGCATAAAAACTTGGGAAGCAATGCGCAAGTATTGCAAAAGTTTTGGGGCTGGAAAAAGGGCGATGTTTTACTGCATGCCTTACCTATCTTCCATGTGCATGGTTTATTTGTAGCAGCTCACGGTGCCTTGATAAATGGCAGCAAAATGATTTGGTTGCCGCGTCTTGATACG
The nucleotide sequence above comes from Polynucleobacter necessarius. Encoded proteins:
- a CDS encoding malonyl-CoA decarboxylase domain-containing protein; its protein translation is MLEKLAKARYFSRVTGAVTRLISERGESNAVSMADDVINNYRKLSEDQHIKFFTFLFEKLSPDATAVMAAAQNFSAEASARNYIKLQRVTEPPRQELFRRLNRATNGTVALVGMRRDLLQLLDKQPELTAVDFDLRHLLSSWFNPGFLKMHRVDWKFPAEVLEKLIQHEAVHAIDGWDDLRRRLQPDRRCFAFFRPQLPNEPLIFVEVALLPEIPSVITPLVDKKAETVHQTSQYKVATFYSISNCEPGLRGVSMGNLLIKRVAEQLHAEFPGLKTFVTLSPIPGFIDWVAAGADIDGEKSGVQLKPAIRAAREQALETLGLANRSWTERLSAGWHPDNATEKEKAALLSLASIYLGLGSAGRNGNPVAKFHLGNGVKFHLGNGAKLHQINWAGGLSRKGLRQSAALMVNYLYDLSAVEENHERFTQGQIDYSRAVGKLRAP